One stretch of Vicia villosa cultivar HV-30 ecotype Madison, WI unplaced genomic scaffold, Vvil1.0 ctg.001170F_1_1_3, whole genome shotgun sequence DNA includes these proteins:
- the LOC131633736 gene encoding ethylene-responsive transcription factor ERF017-like, with amino-acid sequence MDHHRINTDHDQVKGKTSLSSSGNNDDINNKKMYRGVRKRKWGKWVCEIRLPNSRERIWLGSYDSPEKAARAFDAALYCLRGRHASFNFPDSPFHLENTAVSNDPQQIREIAASFGNKNPSIVIDNNNNNTNNDTNNTGPSKTVTEIIGSSSSTTMHDSRNSIDWTFLNVLEDGSSNDATLVGSENYDDLFYSDLEKMHSDELLYYTSPPLFEDNNNQNQLVEDDGNDPFCHQSFLWSWNF; translated from the coding sequence ATGGATCACCATCGTATCAACACTGATCATGATCAAGTCAAAGGTAAAACCTCATTGTCTTCAAGTGGTAATAATGATGATATTAACAACAAGAAGATGTACAGAGGTGTGAGAAAAAGGAAGTGGGGAAAATGGGTATGTGAAATAAGGCTACCGAATAGCCGTGAAAGAATATGGTTAGGATCATACGATTCACCAGAGAAAGCGGCAAGAGCGTTCGACGCTGCACTTTACTGTCTTCGTGGTCGTCATGCAAGTTTCAATTTCCCTGATTCACCTTTTCATTTGGAAAACACTGCAGTTTCTAATGATCCGCAACAGATTCGAGAGATTGCTGCTAGCTTtggaaataaaaatccatcaattgttattgataataataataataatactaataatgatACTAATAACACAGGTCCGTCCAAAACTGTGACCGAAATTATTGGCTCTTCATCTTCTACTACTATGCATGATAGTCGGAACTCGATTGATTGGACATTTTTGAATGTGTTAGAAGATGGTTCAAGTAATGATGCTACTTTAGTTGGTTCTGAAAATTATGATGATTTATTCTATTCTGACTTAGAAAAGATGCATTCGGATGAGTTATTGTATTACACTTCCCCACCACTTTTTGAGGATAATAATAATCAGAACCAATTAGTTGAAGATGATGGTAATGACCCTTTTTGTCATCAATCATTCCTTTGGAGCTGGAACTTCTGA